A portion of the Blautia hansenii DSM 20583 genome contains these proteins:
- a CDS encoding MFS transporter, whose protein sequence is MERTENSAFGMKDKIGYMFGDFGNDFTFLFASVFLMVFYTKVLGISAGMVGTLFLVARCVDAFTDITMGRIVDKGKTSKNGRFRPWILRMCGPVALASFLMYQGGMKAAPQGLKILYMFVTYILWGSIFYTAINIPYGSMASVLSPDADDRAALSTFRSVGAVLAQLIVGVGAPLLVYTTDAVGNQVVNEKRFTLVAGVFSVAAIICYLLCYFMTTERVKVQTKETQEKAGFGQTAKDLLSNRALLGIILAALLLLVAQIMTQSINQYLFIDYFKNKEALSVMTLAGVLPSLALAPFAVPVSKRFGKKEIGIFGCLCSAISCFLLFFLHTKSAALYIGINILGFLGFGIFNLILWAFITDVIDDQEVRTGKREDGTIYAAYSFARKIGQAFAGGLGGYALGIIGFNSAKTIQTQEVLDGIYNIATLLPGILYLGVALSLLFLYPLNKKRVEENITALKLRREQESAG, encoded by the coding sequence ATGGAACGAACAGAAAACAGTGCATTTGGAATGAAAGATAAAATCGGTTATATGTTCGGTGATTTCGGAAATGATTTTACCTTTCTTTTTGCCAGTGTGTTTTTAATGGTGTTTTATACAAAAGTGCTGGGTATCAGCGCCGGTATGGTAGGCACGTTATTTTTAGTTGCCAGATGTGTGGATGCTTTTACGGATATTACTATGGGAAGGATTGTAGATAAAGGGAAGACCTCTAAAAACGGCAGATTTCGTCCGTGGATTTTAAGAATGTGCGGTCCGGTAGCTCTCGCCAGTTTTTTAATGTATCAGGGAGGAATGAAGGCTGCTCCCCAAGGGCTGAAAATCTTGTACATGTTTGTAACTTATATTTTATGGGGAAGTATCTTTTATACAGCCATCAATATCCCTTATGGTTCTATGGCATCGGTATTAAGTCCTGATGCAGATGACAGAGCAGCTCTTTCCACTTTTCGAAGTGTAGGCGCTGTGCTGGCGCAGTTAATTGTGGGCGTGGGAGCGCCTCTGCTGGTATATACCACAGATGCAGTGGGAAATCAGGTAGTAAATGAGAAACGCTTTACCCTTGTTGCAGGAGTATTTTCCGTTGCTGCAATTATTTGTTACCTGTTGTGTTATTTCATGACCACGGAACGTGTAAAAGTGCAGACAAAGGAAACACAGGAAAAAGCAGGTTTTGGACAGACGGCAAAAGACCTTCTTTCTAACAGGGCGCTTCTGGGGATTATTCTGGCTGCGCTGCTTTTATTGGTAGCACAGATTATGACACAGTCGATCAACCAATATCTTTTTATTGATTATTTTAAAAACAAAGAAGCGCTTTCTGTCATGACTTTGGCAGGCGTTCTGCCTTCTCTTGCTTTAGCGCCTTTTGCAGTACCTGTTTCCAAAAGGTTCGGAAAAAAGGAAATCGGAATTTTCGGTTGTCTGTGCAGTGCAATTTCCTGTTTCCTGCTATTTTTTCTTCACACAAAATCAGCAGCCCTTTATATTGGCATTAACATTCTGGGATTTTTGGGATTTGGAATTTTTAACTTGATTTTATGGGCGTTTATTACAGATGTGATTGATGATCAGGAAGTGCGGACAGGAAAAAGAGAGGATGGTACGATTTATGCGGCTTATTCTTTTGCAAGAAAAATCGGACAGGCATTTGCCGGAGGCTTGGGCGGTTATGCGCTGGGAATAATCGGATTTAATTCAGCGAAGACCATACAGACGCAGGAGGTTTTGGACGGAATTTATAATATCGCAACATTGCTTCCCGGAATTCTTTATCTGGGAGTCGCCCTTAGCCTGCTGTTTCTTTATCCATTGAACAAAAAGCGGGTGGAGGAGAATATAACGGCATTGAAATTAAGAAGAGAACAGGAGAGTGCAGGATGA
- a CDS encoding sugar O-acetyltransferase, whose product MDKGILYDPGDEEILAEQFPYLDELKEFNEVPSGEVKKREELMKKMFAKCGDNCYIQPPFYANWSGHHIFMGKNVYANFNLTVVDDGDVFIGDYVMIGPNVTIVTAAHPIKPDLRRRGIQFNRPVHIENNVWIGAGAIILPGVTIGENSVIGAGSIVTKDIPANVVAVGNPCRVMREIGERDNEYFYKDLKIDIE is encoded by the coding sequence ATGGATAAAGGGATTTTATATGACCCAGGAGATGAAGAGATTTTAGCAGAGCAGTTTCCATATTTGGATGAATTAAAAGAATTTAATGAAGTGCCCTCCGGTGAAGTGAAAAAAAGGGAAGAGCTGATGAAAAAGATGTTTGCCAAATGCGGAGATAATTGTTATATTCAGCCGCCTTTTTACGCAAATTGGAGCGGACATCATATTTTCATGGGCAAAAACGTGTATGCGAATTTTAATTTGACCGTAGTGGATGATGGGGACGTTTTCATTGGTGACTATGTAATGATTGGTCCCAATGTTACCATTGTTACTGCGGCGCATCCCATAAAGCCGGATTTAAGACGCAGAGGCATACAGTTTAATCGTCCGGTTCATATTGAAAATAATGTGTGGATTGGAGCAGGTGCAATTATTTTACCGGGAGTCACTATCGGAGAAAATTCTGTTATCGGAGCAGGAAGCATTGTGACAAAAGACATTCCTGCCAATGTAGTCGCTGTGGGAAATCCATGCAGGGTGATGCGGGAAATCGGAGAAAGAGATAACGAATATTTTTATAAAGATTTGAAAATAGATATTGAATAG